In Humulus lupulus chromosome 7, drHumLupu1.1, whole genome shotgun sequence, the following are encoded in one genomic region:
- the LOC133791677 gene encoding geranylgeranyl transferase type-2 subunit beta 1-like, protein MLKLNFFQWFCVSNIGLLKLVFIEFFLSLNCIRFSYIAICFLALVHRLNKINVEKAVKYIVSCKNLDGGFGCTPGGESHARQIFCCVGALAITGSLHHIDKDLLGWWLCERQVKSGGLNGRPEKLPDVCYSWWVLSSLIMIDRVHWINKEKLLKFILDCQDVENGGISDRPVDAVDVYHTYFGVAGGFGGNIGHDPHVMYTLSAVQVLALFDKLDVIDVENVSNYILVKEKSNKRKNKRSEFRSF, encoded by the exons ATGCtgaaattgaatttttttcaatGGTTTTGTGTTAGTAATATAGGTTTGTTGAAGTTAGTATTCATTGAATTTTTTTTGTCTTTAAATTGCATTAgattctcctatattgcaatatGCTTCCTTGCATTGGTGCATCGGTTGAATAAAATTAATGTTGAGAAGGCTGTGAAGTATATAGTTAGTTGCAAAAACCTGGATGGTGGATTTGGATGTACACCAGGTGGAGAGTCTCATGCTAGGCAAA TTTTCTGTTGTGTGGGAGCTCTTGCTATTACAGGGTCTCTGCATCATATCGACAAAGACCTTCTCGGGTGGTGGTTGTGTGAGCGGCAAGTCAAATCTGGAGGTCTTAATGGGCGCCCAGAGAAACTTCCAGAT GTCTGCTATTCATGGTGGGTCCTTTCTAGCCTGATCATGATTGACAGAGTACATTGGATTAACAAGGAAAAACTTTTGAAGTTCATCTTAGACTGCCAG GATGTAGAAAATGGAGGAATTTCAGATAGACCAGTTGATGCAGTTGATGTCTACCACACATACTTTGGTGTAGCTG GTGGTTTTGGTGGCAACATTGGGCATGATCCACATGTAATGTATACCCTAAGTGCTGTGCAAGTTTTAGCCCTCTTTGACAAGCTTGATGTTATAGACGTTGAGAATGTGTCAAATT ACATTTTAGTGaaagaaaaatcaaacaaaaGGAAGAATAAAAGGTCTGAGTTCAGGTCTTTTTAA